The sequence atatatatataaacacacacatacatgcatacatacatacatacatatttgggaTTTTTATGTCTTTTACAGGAATCGAGTGTCCTCGAGTGTGGGGTTTGCACCAATCCATTCAGTGAAGAACATTGCCCCAAGATTCTTCCTTGTTCCCACACATTTTGTTGCCGATGCATCGAGGAGATTATCTCAAACCAGACCAAAGCTTGTCCTTTCTGCAGAGAAGAATTCACAGCCAGTTCAACCAATGACTTGGTGTTCAACAGAACTGTCTTAGAAGCTGCTAAGCAATTTTTGTCCTTTCATATAGAACCAAAGATTTCTTCCAGGGGACCAGGGATGTCATTTGGAAATTTTGATAATGAttcaagagaaaatttttttacgaAACCCATTGCTAACTGCAATGAAATAATGTCTCAAATGATGCATGATATTTCTATCCTTATGAGGATGAACAGTGACATCCTTCAAGCTAACAAAGTAATCGTTGGACTCAAAGAGAAGCTGAATGAGATAGAAACTTTTAATAAAGATATTCTGTATACGATTGATGAAAACATCAAACAGCTGAAGAAGAATTGTGATGTTATAGATGAAGATGTAAGACGATTTAAAGGCTATGATGCTAGTCTGAAAGCGGCAGAAGACTTTACTTCAGCTGGAGCCATTATGGATAATTCAATAGATGATCTACATAATGTTCAGGCAGAAGTATTGGAAATCAAAGAGCTTCTTCAGGAGAACGAGCAAAAAACTGGTGATATTGTGAAGGTGACTTCTGTCTCTTGTATTCTATTAACCTAAGATATGGGATAGGGCCATTTTTAATTTTATGACTTTTTGTGGCATATTGCAGTTTCAAATTGTTACCTAAACATTGAAATAACGCTCTCATCAAAGGATTTTTTCATGACGATCTAGCATTTCTGATCAACTTTTAGTTTTCTCCACCTCtgttatacatttttttctgaatGTTTAATTATCAAATTTTCTGTATTTCACATTTCAAGCCATATAAACCATAGTAGGcctaatattaataattatctatTCACTTCTGTACTGCAAATGCTAACTTTTTTATATTCTCTGTAACCTGTGCTCTTTGATATTTCCAACAGGAAATTATAGAAATGCAAACAAGTCTAAGAAATGTTGcagaggaaataaatagaatagttgaAGAAGACCTTCCTAAGGTGTTAACTGTGAAGCCGTTGGAGGGCCGACATAGAATTGGTACTCTTAAGATTGGCTCTAAGAACAGAGTCTTTATGAGTCATCTTGAGGAAGGAGATACACAAGTAACCAGTTGTACTATAAATGTAAGTTTGTGCCAATGTCATGTGTTTGAGTTGATAAGAGGGAGGTTTGTGTATGTTAGCTTAAATTTTGTGATCACAAAATCATGGATAAATTAACTGAAAGTAAGTTGAACAAGATCAAAGGCTACCTATAAGGAATTTTTGGGTGCTAATATACTTTACATTCTGCTCAAATTTTCTTTTCCTACCGTTTTGACAAGCTAATGCAGCTTATATCCTAACCTCTAATTAAAGACTCGCGAGTTTAAAAGAATTTTAAGATCACTTACTAGTTGACTCAACTTtgaaagacttgaatcaattactagtaaaaattaaagtatcataattacctagaaTTTATCAAATGATCTTTGCTCCGACCTGGTACGCTTCGCTTGCAATTGATTATTATCtcgttgctcctctgttctggcaagtggcgCATGGATGCGCTGCAAATACCACCTGTGTGAGTTACTATTTAAGTATCATATTTAACTATAGGTTATATCACTTTTCTCTAATGTCATTTCTGATTAGAATTTGATAGGATATAAGTTACTCTTACATATTATGGTAGGAAACATATCATAGTATACTATTAAAAGTATTGTAGAATACAAGCTGTACTAGCACCCATTTTTGCAATATATTCTATTAACATCacttttaccattatcattatcattttcattatcatcttgAACGACAGTTTGAATCCCTGATGCCAAAGACCTCGCGAAGGGTGTTCCTGGATCTAGGAACTGACGGCAGATTCCTCGGAAgaatgattattaaagtaatagaTGAGGGTAATCTGGCCCTCAATTTCCTCCATATGTGTGCAGGAGATCTGGGACCCTCTTACGCCAACTCATCGATCTTTGGTATAGGGAAGCTGGGGGAACCTGGTGAAAATGTTGGATTTGGAGATTATGTAGTGGAAGACGGAACTACAGCTAGACCAGTGTTGTTAGGGGTGGACTGGGAGAGGGAAAGTGAGAAGGATATATATAAGAGTACACAAGCAAGGGAGggagaagtaagaggttggttcgAGCAAAACCCAAACTGCGAAGATGTTTCGCGATTTTACATTTTCCTTAAAGAAAAATCCACATGGACGCCTCGAGATCGCTTAGGGGTGGTGGAGGAAGGGCTCCAAGTGTTGAAAGATGCCATCATGCTTTATCCAAATTTCAAGGAAATCAAGATAGTGGACTGCGGTCATGTATTTTGTTTCTGAAGTTTTTAAAAGGATTAAGTCGCTATAGGACCtacaataagaaaaaagaaatttttctagGACAGAAGAGGAACTGGGTTTAGGGAGGCCTTGTCTTCTTTGCGGCACCCCACAACTGAGCTTTGGATTCCAGCCTCGGTCCTCATGCTGCTCCAATTTTTCTAGGACAGAAGAGGTACTGGGTTTAGGGAGGCCTTGTCTTCTTTGTGGTGCCCCTCAACTGAGCTTCCGACTCCAGCCTCGGTCGTCATGCTGCTCCAACACATAATCATCCTGTCCGTCCTCTGTGTTCCTGATCTGccactttcacaagattatcccacttacgggctgccaatgatataggtttaaaattgttttatatttataatcagGTCTAAGTATACCATTTAACTGGCATACCAGCcaattcaaatttattttataGTTAGGCCTAGATCAATGTAAAGACAAAAATATGTTGATGCATGTTGCAGTGttcaagaatatttaattttacaatCATTTTAGCCTgtttaattttatcatttcatttggTCTGGTTATCACTATATTTTAATGAGTTATTCTCTTTATCAAGTTTCGTTATTGTTTTCATCACAAATGAGAAACATCACTGATCAATAAAAGATTATATTTATGCTTTATTTTTATCCTTCAATTCCTTATAATACTGATTTGTGGGAAAAAATAGGATATAAGAAAAATGATTTTGTTtccctattttttttatctttatgaagTAGGAATTGAtaagtctcttattattattattattattattattattattattagccaagctacaaccctagttggaaaagcaagatgctataagcccaagggctgcaatagggaaaaatatccccgagaggaaatggaacaaggaaataaataaactatataagaggttatgaaaatttagaataaaatattaaaaaaaaaaccattaacaacatagcagataattcttatataactataaaaagatttatgtcatcctgttcaacatgaaaacatttgctgcaactttgaactttataagttctactgattcaactacccgattaggaagatcattccacaacttggtcacatctggaataaaacttctagaatattgtttagttttgagcctcatgatgcagaaggcctgactaatagaattaacagcatgcctagtattacaaaaag comes from Palaemon carinicauda isolate YSFRI2023 chromosome 3, ASM3689809v2, whole genome shotgun sequence and encodes:
- the LOC137638463 gene encoding uncharacterized protein isoform X2, which translates into the protein MLFGNFNKDLRENFIKKAIDNCNEVTSQMMYDIFSLMRMNSDILQANKVIVGLKEKLNEIETFNKDILYTIDENIKQLKKNCDVIDEDVRRFKGYDARLEAAVDFTSVGAIMDNSIDDLLNVQVKVLEIKELLQENEQKTGDIVKEIIKMQTSLRNVAEEIDRIVEEDLPKVLAVKPLEGRHRIGAVKIGSKNRVFMSHLEEGDTQVTSCAIKESSVLECGVCTNPFSEEHCPKILPCSHTFCCRCIEEIISNQTKACPFCREEFTASSTNDLVFNRTVLEAAKQFLSFHIEPKISSRGPGMSFGNFDNDSRENFFTKPIANCNEIMSQMMHDISILMRMNSDILQANKVIVGLKEKLNEIETFNKDILYTIDENIKQLKKNCDVIDEDVRRFKGYDASLKAAEDFTSAGAIMDNSIDDLHNVQAEVLEIKELLQENEQKTGDIVKEIIEMQTSLRNVAEEINRIVEEDLPKVLTVKPLEGRHRIGTLKIGSKNRVFMSHLEEGDTQVTSCTINDRRGTGFREALSSLWCPSTELPTPASVVMLLQHIIILSVLCVPDLPLSQDYPTYGLPMI
- the LOC137638463 gene encoding uncharacterized protein isoform X1 encodes the protein MLFGNFNKDLRENFIKKAIDNCNEVTSQMMYDIFSLMRMNSDILQANKVIVGLKEKLNEIETFNKDILYTIDENIKQLKKNCDVIDEDVRRFKGYDARLEAAVDFTSVGAIMDNSIDDLLNVQVKVLEIKELLQENEQKTGDIVKEIIKMQTSLRNVAEEIDRIVEEDLPKVLAVKPLEGRHRIGAVKIGSKNRVFMSHLEEGDTQVTSCAIKESSVLECGVCTNPFSEEHCPKILPCSHTFCCRCIEEIISNQTKACPFCREEFTASSTNDLVFNRTVLEAAKQFLSFHIEPKISSRGPGMSFGNFDNDSRENFFTKPIANCNEIMSQMMHDISILMRMNSDILQANKVIVGLKEKLNEIETFNKDILYTIDENIKQLKKNCDVIDEDVRRFKGYDASLKAAEDFTSAGAIMDNSIDDLHNVQAEVLEIKELLQENEQKTGDIVKEIIEMQTSLRNVAEEINRIVEEDLPKVLTVKPLEGRHRIGTLKIGSKNRVFMSHLEEGDTQVTSCTINFESLMPKTSRRVFLDLGTDGRFLGRMIIKVIDEGNLALNFLHMCAGDLGPSYANSSIFGIGKLGEPGENVGFGDYVVEDGTTARPVLLGVDWERESEKDIYKSTQAREGEVRGWFEQNPNCEDVSRFYIFLKEKSTWTPRDRLGVVEEGLQVLKDAIMLYPNFKEIKIVDCGHVFCF